In Candidatus Polarisedimenticolia bacterium, a genomic segment contains:
- a CDS encoding zf-HC2 domain-containing protein, which yields MESCARLVTLLPEFAEESLPHHETSRVRLHLDACEACRRRVVGHHRTLAALESLPQVVPPETLRHSVMERVRRDPLRKMGSRDHLRLVKVLFGIGIGLFAASVGFGAALISRTSWISGSFAEPSLLTDWMITLGQAAFSLLAGIATGSEIPPLATPRGLLAWHGLWTVLLTVMLTAMAAGFGALATVRLLSRRPTR from the coding sequence GGAGTTCGCGGAAGAAAGCCTGCCGCATCATGAAACCTCGCGCGTGCGGCTGCATCTCGACGCCTGCGAAGCCTGCCGCCGGCGCGTCGTGGGCCACCATCGCACGCTTGCCGCACTTGAGAGCCTGCCCCAGGTCGTACCGCCCGAGACGCTGCGTCACTCGGTCATGGAGCGCGTCCGCCGGGACCCCCTGCGCAAGATGGGGAGCCGCGACCACCTGCGCCTGGTCAAGGTCCTTTTCGGAATCGGTATCGGTCTGTTCGCCGCCTCGGTCGGCTTCGGCGCCGCGCTGATCTCGCGCACCTCGTGGATCTCGGGCTCTTTCGCCGAGCCGTCGCTTTTGACCGACTGGATGATTACTCTCGGACAGGCGGCCTTCTCGTTGTTGGCCGGGATCGCGACCGGATCGGAGATTCCGCCTCTTGCGACCCCTCGGGGACTGCTCGCCTGGCACGGCCTCTGGACCGTGCTTCTGACGGTCATGTTGACCGCCATGGCAGCCGGGTTTGGTGCACTGGCAACCGTACGGCTCCTCTCCCGTCGTCCCACGCGCTGA